A stretch of the Alnus glutinosa chromosome 6, dhAlnGlut1.1, whole genome shotgun sequence genome encodes the following:
- the LOC133870884 gene encoding uncharacterized protein LOC133870884 isoform X1 translates to MSALDADFDLRPSPQPAFTIGEYAFADVGNLEHCTKYLNQTLVTYGFPASLDLFASDPVSVARTCNCIYSLLQQRQRDVEFRDSANEQRQRLLSDISRLEAKVERLEAQLQGKDREIATITRTEAKATAAFKTQIEKLQQERDEFQRMVIGNQQVKTQQVHEMKKKEKEYIKLQERLNQVLMEKKKESRSGMEIMNLLQKEGRQRGTWNGKKADNDFYKKIVDAYESKNQELMTENADLRALLRSMQMDMRDFINAPNGLSKQSLAVNEGVETDPSKSPLGGRTDVFDLPFRMARDQIEESLRNKMASIKERMGQLQDAQKGAEVTSEATERELELEAQLVEARSIIQEQASIMSKHLAKSERPRDSIISSPAEVVRN, encoded by the exons ATGTCAGCGCTTGACGCGGACTTCGATCTCAGA CCGTCCCCTCAGCCCGCTTTCACAATCGG AGAGTACGCATTTGCGGATGTGGGAAATTTGGAGCACTGCACCAAGTACTTGAACCAAACGCTTGTTACGTATGGATTTCCAGCTTCGCTCGATCTGTTCGCGAGTGATCCG GTTTCGGTTGCGAGGACTTGCAATTGCATATACTCGTTGCTTCAGCAGAGGCAGCGTGATGTTGAATTTAGAGACTCTGCTAATGAGCAGAGACAGCG GCTACTATCGGACATATCAAGACTAGAGGCCAAAGTTGAGAGGCTTGAGGCACAATTACAAGGCAAAGATAGGGAGATAGCAACCATTACACGAACG GAAGCTAAAGCTACGGCAGCTTTTAAGACGCAAATCGAAAAGTTGCAGCAGGAGCGAGATGAGTTTCAAAGAATGGTCATCGGCAATCAG CAAGTGAAGACTCAACAAGTACATgagatgaagaaaaaagaaaaagagtacatAAAGTTGCAG GAAAGGCTAAACCAAGTGTTGAtggagaaaaagaaggaatCTAGATCAGGCATGGAGATAATGAATTTGCTTCAG AAAGAAGGGCGGCAGCGGGGAACGTGGAATGGGAAAAAGGCTGACAATGATTTCTATAAAAAGATT GTGGATGCTTATGAGTCAAAAAATCAAGAGTTGATGACTGAGAATGCTGATTTAAGGGCATTACTACGGTCAATGCAG ATGGATATGCGTGATTTTATAAATGCTCCTAATGGATTGTCCAAGCAATCTCTGGCTGTCAATGAAGGAGTTGAAACTGACCCCTCAAAGTCCCCATTGGGGGGGAGGACG GATGTCTTTGACCTACCCTTTCGCATGGCTAGAGATCAAATAGAGGAAAGTCTCAGAAATAAGATGGCTTCCATAAAG GAGCGTATGGGTCAATTGCAAGATGCCCAGAAAGGTGCAGAAGTTACTTCTGAAGCAACTGAGAGAGAACTTGAGCTTGAAGCTCAACTTGTTGAGGCGAGGAGCATAATTCAGGAGCAG
- the LOC133870884 gene encoding uncharacterized protein LOC133870884 isoform X2 has translation MSALDADFDLRPSPQPAFTIGEYAFADVGNLEHCTKYLNQTLVTYGFPASLDLFASDPVSVARTCNCIYSLLQQRQRDVEFRDSANEQRQRLLSDISRLEAKVERLEAQLQGKDREIATITRTEAKATAAFKTQIEKLQQERDEFQRMVIGNQQVKTQQVHEMKKKEKEYIKLQERLNQVLMEKKKESRSGMEIMNLLQKEGRQRGTWNGKKADNDFYKKIVDAYESKNQELMTENADLRALLRSMQMDMRDFINAPNGLSKQSLAVNEGVETDPSKSPLGGRTDVFDLPFRMARDQIEESLRNKMASIKERMGQLQDAQKGAEVTSEATERELELEAQLVEARSIIQEQGFYHFITS, from the exons ATGTCAGCGCTTGACGCGGACTTCGATCTCAGA CCGTCCCCTCAGCCCGCTTTCACAATCGG AGAGTACGCATTTGCGGATGTGGGAAATTTGGAGCACTGCACCAAGTACTTGAACCAAACGCTTGTTACGTATGGATTTCCAGCTTCGCTCGATCTGTTCGCGAGTGATCCG GTTTCGGTTGCGAGGACTTGCAATTGCATATACTCGTTGCTTCAGCAGAGGCAGCGTGATGTTGAATTTAGAGACTCTGCTAATGAGCAGAGACAGCG GCTACTATCGGACATATCAAGACTAGAGGCCAAAGTTGAGAGGCTTGAGGCACAATTACAAGGCAAAGATAGGGAGATAGCAACCATTACACGAACG GAAGCTAAAGCTACGGCAGCTTTTAAGACGCAAATCGAAAAGTTGCAGCAGGAGCGAGATGAGTTTCAAAGAATGGTCATCGGCAATCAG CAAGTGAAGACTCAACAAGTACATgagatgaagaaaaaagaaaaagagtacatAAAGTTGCAG GAAAGGCTAAACCAAGTGTTGAtggagaaaaagaaggaatCTAGATCAGGCATGGAGATAATGAATTTGCTTCAG AAAGAAGGGCGGCAGCGGGGAACGTGGAATGGGAAAAAGGCTGACAATGATTTCTATAAAAAGATT GTGGATGCTTATGAGTCAAAAAATCAAGAGTTGATGACTGAGAATGCTGATTTAAGGGCATTACTACGGTCAATGCAG ATGGATATGCGTGATTTTATAAATGCTCCTAATGGATTGTCCAAGCAATCTCTGGCTGTCAATGAAGGAGTTGAAACTGACCCCTCAAAGTCCCCATTGGGGGGGAGGACG GATGTCTTTGACCTACCCTTTCGCATGGCTAGAGATCAAATAGAGGAAAGTCTCAGAAATAAGATGGCTTCCATAAAG GAGCGTATGGGTCAATTGCAAGATGCCCAGAAAGGTGCAGAAGTTACTTCTGAAGCAACTGAGAGAGAACTTGAGCTTGAAGCTCAACTTGTTGAGGCGAGGAGCATAATTCAGGAGCAG